From Microbispora sp. ZYX-F-249, one genomic window encodes:
- a CDS encoding cytochrome P450 has product MPLLDTTLLLLLEGYAWLPARWRETQGEMVHTRLMGQRAVVLRGPDAVRFFYDDNHVQRAPALPEPIKSTLFGHGAVHTLDQAAHRARKGMFMSLMTPESVAALVDGTTAAWDAAVATWPDRGHVVLFDEAARVITRGACRWAGIPLTEEETGPLAADLVALVDGFGSPGPRHWRARTARRRREAWLAGLVEDVRRGALRVPDTSALAVAARHREPDGEVLAPRIAAVELLNLVRPTVAVSWFLTFAAHALHCWPVNRVRLAEDADGTYAEAFAHEVRRFYPFAPFVAGKAVKDLTWKGEPILADWLVLLDIWGQNHDPALWPNPCAFDPRRFAGREIGPYDLIPQGGGDPAAGHRCPGEPVTVGLLEALAPRLARLDYTVPEQDLTVSPYRIPARVASGFVLRPAGARPDGSAPRETVGAERRRPSVHPL; this is encoded by the coding sequence ATGCCGCTGCTCGACACCACGCTGCTCCTGCTGCTCGAGGGCTACGCCTGGCTGCCGGCCCGATGGCGGGAGACCCAGGGAGAGATGGTCCACACCCGGCTGATGGGCCAGCGCGCCGTCGTGCTGCGCGGGCCGGACGCCGTCCGCTTCTTCTACGACGACAACCACGTCCAGCGGGCACCCGCGCTGCCCGAGCCGATCAAGAGCACCTTGTTCGGCCACGGCGCGGTGCACACGCTGGACCAGGCCGCGCACCGGGCGCGCAAGGGCATGTTCATGTCGCTGATGACGCCGGAAAGCGTCGCCGCCCTGGTGGACGGAACCACCGCGGCCTGGGACGCGGCGGTCGCGACGTGGCCGGACAGGGGACACGTCGTGCTCTTCGACGAGGCCGCCCGCGTCATCACCCGGGGAGCGTGCCGATGGGCCGGCATCCCGCTCACCGAGGAGGAGACCGGGCCGCTCGCCGCCGACCTCGTCGCGCTGGTCGACGGCTTCGGGTCGCCCGGCCCGCGGCACTGGCGGGCCCGCACCGCCCGCAGGCGCCGCGAGGCGTGGCTGGCGGGACTGGTCGAGGACGTGCGGCGCGGCGCCCTGCGGGTGCCGGACACCTCGGCGCTCGCCGTGGCCGCCCGCCACCGGGAGCCGGACGGAGAGGTGCTCGCGCCCCGGATCGCGGCGGTGGAACTGCTCAACCTGGTGCGCCCCACCGTGGCCGTGAGCTGGTTCCTCACGTTCGCCGCGCACGCGCTGCACTGCTGGCCGGTCAACCGCGTCCGCCTGGCCGAGGACGCCGACGGCACGTACGCCGAGGCGTTCGCCCACGAGGTGCGGCGCTTCTATCCCTTCGCGCCGTTCGTCGCGGGGAAGGCCGTCAAGGACCTCACCTGGAAGGGCGAGCCCATCCTGGCCGACTGGCTCGTGCTGCTCGACATCTGGGGCCAGAACCACGACCCGGCGCTCTGGCCGAACCCGTGCGCGTTCGACCCGCGCCGTTTCGCCGGGCGGGAGATCGGCCCGTACGACCTGATCCCGCAGGGCGGGGGCGACCCGGCGGCCGGCCACCGCTGCCCGGGCGAGCCGGTCACGGTGGGCCTGCTGGAGGCCCTCGCGCCGCGGCTGGCCCGGCTGGACTACACCGTGCCGGAGCAGGACCTCACCGTCTCGCCGTACCGGATCCCGGCCCGGGTGGCGAGCGGCTTCGTCCTGCGTCCGGCCGGCGCCCGTCCGGACGGGTCGGCGCCCCGCGAGACCGTGGGCGCGGAACGGCGGCGCCCCTCCGTTCATCCCTTGTAG
- a CDS encoding RtcB family protein encodes MPKHIAPKVLSWASEIDDGTIDQAARAARLPFVPGHVALMPDAHVGIGATVGSVIPTEGAIIPSAVGVDIGCGMVATETTLTAADLPDSLDPLMRLVERRIPAGVGKGHDDRAVDRALGELGRPHTSLTPKQENTVACQFGTLGSGNHFVEVCLDERDRVWTVLHSGSRGIGNQLATAHINGAKRLMRSLAIGLEDYDLAYFTQGTREFTAYIEDMLWAQRYAMASRARMDRVLSEALFRVAGAGARVRTINCHHNFTQMESHQGKELWITRKGAIKADAGDEGVIPGSMGTRSYIVRGRGNPLSYNSCSHGAGRRMSRSRAKRELSPASLKEAMRGRTWNSDRAAALVDEHPEAYKPIDQVMADQKDLVEVRHTLRQVFNYKG; translated from the coding sequence ATGCCGAAGCACATCGCCCCGAAGGTGCTGTCCTGGGCGAGCGAGATCGACGACGGGACGATCGACCAGGCCGCCCGGGCGGCGCGCCTGCCGTTCGTGCCCGGTCACGTCGCGCTCATGCCCGACGCGCACGTGGGCATCGGCGCGACGGTCGGTTCCGTGATTCCCACGGAGGGCGCGATCATCCCGTCCGCCGTCGGCGTGGACATCGGCTGCGGAATGGTCGCGACCGAGACCACGCTCACCGCCGCCGACCTGCCCGACTCGCTCGACCCGCTGATGCGGCTCGTGGAGCGGCGCATCCCGGCGGGCGTGGGCAAGGGGCACGACGACCGCGCGGTGGACCGCGCGCTCGGCGAGCTGGGCCGGCCGCACACCTCGCTCACCCCGAAGCAGGAGAACACGGTGGCCTGTCAGTTCGGGACCCTCGGCTCGGGCAACCACTTCGTGGAGGTCTGCCTCGACGAGCGCGACCGGGTCTGGACCGTGCTGCACTCGGGCTCGCGCGGGATCGGCAACCAGCTCGCCACCGCGCACATCAACGGCGCGAAGCGGCTCATGCGCAGCCTGGCGATCGGCCTGGAGGACTACGACCTCGCCTATTTCACCCAGGGCACCCGGGAGTTCACGGCGTACATCGAGGACATGCTGTGGGCACAGCGGTACGCGATGGCCTCGCGCGCGCGGATGGACAGGGTGCTGAGCGAGGCGCTGTTCCGCGTCGCCGGCGCCGGCGCCCGGGTCCGGACGATCAACTGCCACCACAACTTCACCCAGATGGAGAGCCATCAGGGCAAGGAGCTGTGGATCACCCGTAAGGGAGCGATCAAGGCGGACGCCGGGGACGAGGGCGTCATCCCGGGCTCGATGGGCACCCGGTCCTACATCGTGCGCGGGCGGGGCAACCCGCTGTCGTACAACTCCTGCTCGCACGGCGCGGGACGCAGGATGTCCAGGAGCCGGGCCAAGCGCGAGCTGTCGCCGGCATCGCTGAAAGAGGCGATGCGCGGCCGGACCTGGAACTCCGACCGGGCCGCCGCGCTGGTCGACGAGCACCCCGAGGCGTACAAGCCGATCGACCAGGTGATGGCGGACCAGAAGGACCTCGTGGAGGTCCGGCACACGCTGCGCCAGGTCTTCAACTACAAGGGATGA
- a CDS encoding phosphotransferase — MRDDSREPGDQGEERRRRRGEDGPPPPARGVRLPWAAVPARLRLAVETHLGDRVTEAVTQPGGFSPGVAARLRLAGGGRAFVKAVGTEPNPLSPGMHRSEARVAAALPATAPAPGLLASFDEDDWVVLLFEDVEGRQPAQPWVPAELDLVLGVLAGLAESLTPAPVAVPSAAERLGEDYRGWRRLAAGPDGLGMDGADAEWARRHLDRLAELESAWEAAAKGDTLAHADLRADNLLLTADGEWSSSTGPGRA; from the coding sequence ATGCGCGACGATTCCCGGGAGCCCGGAGACCAGGGGGAGGAGCGGCGTCGCCGTCGCGGTGAGGACGGCCCGCCTCCGCCCGCGAGAGGCGTGCGACTGCCGTGGGCCGCGGTGCCCGCCCGCCTGCGGCTGGCCGTCGAGACGCACCTGGGCGACCGCGTGACCGAGGCCGTCACCCAGCCCGGCGGCTTCTCCCCGGGTGTGGCGGCCCGCCTGCGGCTCGCGGGTGGCGGCAGGGCCTTCGTCAAGGCGGTCGGGACCGAGCCGAACCCGCTCAGCCCCGGCATGCACCGGTCGGAGGCCCGGGTGGCCGCCGCGCTGCCGGCGACCGCGCCCGCGCCCGGGCTGCTCGCGTCCTTCGACGAGGACGACTGGGTGGTGCTGCTGTTCGAGGACGTCGAGGGGCGGCAGCCTGCCCAGCCCTGGGTCCCGGCGGAGCTGGACCTCGTGCTCGGGGTGCTGGCCGGGCTGGCCGAGTCGCTCACCCCCGCGCCCGTGGCCGTCCCGTCCGCCGCCGAGCGGCTCGGGGAGGACTACCGAGGCTGGCGGCGTCTGGCGGCAGGGCCGGACGGCCTCGGCATGGACGGAGCCGATGCCGAGTGGGCCCGGCGCCACCTGGACCGGCTGGCGGAACTGGAATCCGCGTGGGAGGCAGCGGCGAAGGGCGACACGCTCGCCCACGCCGACCTGCGGGCCGACAACCTGCTGCTCACGGCGGACGGCGAGTGGTCGTCGTCGACTGGCCCTGGGCGTGCCTGA
- a CDS encoding cupin domain-containing protein yields MEPISLDVRARELLERAAAASSGRAADSVHGGHERALRQTLLALTAGSGLAEHESPGEATLLVLRGHVRLSSGDAVWEGRPGDLLAIPDARHALDAVEDSAVLLTVARRP; encoded by the coding sequence ATGGAGCCTATCTCCCTCGACGTACGGGCCAGGGAACTACTCGAACGCGCCGCCGCCGCTTCCAGCGGGCGCGCGGCCGACAGCGTGCACGGCGGCCACGAGCGCGCGCTGCGCCAGACGCTGCTCGCCCTCACCGCCGGGAGCGGCCTCGCCGAGCACGAGAGCCCGGGCGAGGCGACCCTGCTGGTGCTGCGCGGCCATGTACGGCTGAGCAGCGGCGACGCCGTCTGGGAGGGGCGGCCCGGGGACCTGCTCGCCATTCCCGACGCACGGCACGCGCTCGACGCCGTCGAGGACAGCGCGGTCCTGCTCACCGTCGCCCGACGTCCCTGA
- a CDS encoding YjdF family protein, which yields MASLSVYFENPFWVGVLEIVEDGELRATRFVLGSEPTDPELYAFLMRHGVALLERAEAAPAVPVDGRGERRVNPKRAAKLAARAAERVTRRGTAAQEALRLEMEKNKGEARVDRRERERALAEHRREVARRKRIERRRDR from the coding sequence GTGGCATCCCTGTCCGTGTATTTCGAGAACCCGTTCTGGGTGGGCGTACTGGAGATCGTCGAGGACGGCGAGCTGCGCGCGACCCGGTTCGTCCTCGGCTCCGAGCCCACCGACCCCGAGCTGTACGCGTTCCTCATGCGGCACGGGGTCGCCCTGCTCGAACGCGCCGAGGCCGCCCCCGCCGTGCCGGTGGACGGGCGCGGGGAGCGGCGGGTCAATCCGAAGCGCGCGGCCAAGCTGGCCGCGCGTGCGGCGGAGCGGGTCACCCGGCGCGGCACGGCCGCGCAGGAGGCGCTGCGACTCGAGATGGAGAAGAACAAGGGCGAGGCGCGGGTGGACCGGCGCGAACGCGAGCGGGCGCTGGCCGAGCACCGGCGCGAGGTCGCCCGGCGCAAGCGGATCGAGCGCCGTCGCGACCGCTGA
- a CDS encoding LysR family transcriptional regulator: MNLQQLRTFCEVAAELSFTLAAKKMHYAQSSVTAQIRNLEEAVGAVLFDRRGRRIALTEAGTRLLPYAEMMLCIAEAAHREVGEAVTAA; encoded by the coding sequence GTGAACCTGCAGCAGCTACGCACTTTCTGTGAGGTCGCAGCCGAGCTGAGCTTCACATTGGCCGCGAAGAAGATGCACTACGCCCAGTCCAGCGTCACCGCGCAAATCAGAAATCTCGAGGAAGCCGTCGGGGCGGTCCTGTTCGACCGGAGAGGCCGCCGGATCGCCCTTACGGAGGCGGGAACGCGCCTGCTGCCCTACGCGGAAATGATGCTCTGCATCGCGGAAGCGGCGCACAGGGAAGTGGGCGAGGCCGTGACCGCGGCATAG
- a CDS encoding MFS transporter: MTTSPEEKVQTLAEARAEAPAEGSSWGLREWGLLVSVCAAFFLDALDNIMVGIAVPPIQADLGMTTESVQWVVSAYVLGFGGFLLLGGRMADLLGRRRMFLAGVAVFAVGSLVGGITDEGLVVIVARFVMGVGAAFTAPASLSIIVTSFAEGPQRNRALGIYTACGAVGYSTGVIVGGSLTEISWRWTFLLPVAVALIAFAGALALVPRDAASGRRGGSFDLAGAVTVTAAMLLLVYSIVEAPNAGWTSPRTLGMFAASVVLLLAFVVIERRTAQPLLRLGLLRNGALVGASLVAAAILGTYMSFQFIGGLYLQSLRGWSPMQMALAFLPIGLLIATIAPRAGKLISRFGVRWMIFAGFVAYTASYLLFLRIDEASPYVWVILPSILLIGVAFPFSFPAANVQATTGVADSEQGLAAGVLQTGYQVGAAIVLAIVTATMSAGGAGGEAAATLSGYHNGLYVVTGISVVTMLLTLVAALRASARRRVAGPAAMADY; this comes from the coding sequence ATGACGACTTCACCAGAAGAAAAAGTCCAGACGTTAGCCGAAGCCCGGGCTGAGGCGCCGGCGGAGGGGAGCTCGTGGGGGCTCCGCGAGTGGGGCCTGCTCGTCAGCGTCTGCGCCGCCTTCTTCCTCGACGCTCTCGACAACATCATGGTCGGCATCGCGGTGCCGCCGATCCAGGCGGACCTCGGGATGACCACCGAGTCCGTGCAGTGGGTCGTGAGCGCGTACGTTCTCGGCTTCGGCGGCTTCCTGCTGCTCGGCGGGCGCATGGCGGACCTTCTCGGCCGTCGCCGCATGTTCCTGGCGGGTGTCGCCGTCTTCGCCGTCGGATCGCTGGTCGGCGGCATCACCGACGAGGGACTGGTGGTGATCGTCGCCCGGTTCGTCATGGGCGTCGGCGCCGCGTTCACCGCCCCGGCGAGCCTGTCCATCATCGTCACCAGCTTCGCCGAGGGCCCGCAGCGCAACCGCGCGCTGGGCATCTACACCGCGTGCGGCGCGGTCGGCTACTCGACCGGCGTCATCGTGGGCGGCTCGCTCACCGAGATCAGCTGGCGCTGGACGTTCCTGCTCCCGGTCGCCGTGGCGCTCATCGCGTTCGCCGGCGCCCTGGCGCTCGTGCCGCGCGACGCCGCGTCGGGCCGCCGTGGGGGCTCGTTCGACCTCGCCGGCGCCGTCACCGTGACGGCCGCGATGCTGCTGCTCGTCTACAGCATCGTCGAGGCGCCCAACGCGGGGTGGACGTCGCCGCGCACTCTGGGGATGTTCGCCGCCTCGGTGGTGCTCCTGCTGGCCTTCGTCGTCATCGAGCGCCGGACGGCACAGCCCCTGCTGCGCCTGGGCCTGCTGCGCAACGGCGCGCTGGTGGGCGCGAGCCTGGTCGCGGCGGCGATCCTCGGCACCTACATGAGTTTCCAGTTCATCGGCGGCCTCTACCTGCAGTCGCTGCGCGGCTGGTCGCCGATGCAGATGGCGCTGGCCTTCCTCCCCATCGGCCTGCTCATCGCGACGATCGCGCCGCGGGCCGGCAAGCTGATCTCGCGGTTCGGGGTCCGGTGGATGATCTTCGCGGGATTCGTCGCCTACACCGCTTCGTACCTGCTCTTCCTGCGGATCGACGAGGCGTCCCCGTACGTCTGGGTGATCCTGCCGAGCATCCTGCTCATCGGCGTGGCCTTCCCCTTCTCCTTCCCCGCCGCGAACGTGCAGGCGACCACCGGTGTGGCCGACTCCGAGCAGGGGCTGGCGGCCGGCGTGCTGCAGACGGGATACCAGGTCGGCGCGGCGATCGTCCTCGCGATCGTGACCGCCACGATGTCGGCCGGCGGCGCGGGGGGCGAGGCGGCCGCGACCCTGTCCGGTTACCACAACGGCCTCTACGTCGTCACCGGCATCTCCGTCGTGACCATGCTGCTCACCCTCGTCGCGGCCCTGCGCGCCTCCGCACGGCGCCGGGTCGCGGGTCCGGCGGCGATGGCGGATTACTAG
- a CDS encoding acyl-CoA dehydrogenase family protein has translation MTMPETLRPVAGREQVPASPEEILARAKAAAPLLRERSEEIERTRHLPKDVVELLRDTGVFRIGMPNEWGGPELTFAQQTEVIEALSYGDAAAGWCAMIGMDTWIYAGYLNEFVVKEMRANPDAITAGLIFPVGRADRVPGGYRVTGRWPFGSGVTHADWVVGGCVVHQDGEPEPGPGGAPMNWRLILARGEDFEKVDTWHTTGLAGSGSMDYQVTDLFVPEERSFDFTQPQRSGPFTAPDAFLSNVPGVPLGVARAALDHVRELAAGRVEKATGTPWSDSYRVQTAIGQAEMELAAARYAVYGTLHDLWNRLQSGVEPTPDQQVSSALARVNAFRTARSIVSRLSDLVGTASIYRTSPLDRWLRDLHTMCQHILAQEQIVQSAGAHLLGGTPLAPFPLGLKG, from the coding sequence ATGACCATGCCGGAGACTCTGCGGCCCGTGGCAGGGCGCGAGCAGGTTCCCGCCTCACCGGAGGAGATCCTGGCGCGAGCGAAAGCGGCGGCTCCCCTGCTGCGCGAACGCTCCGAGGAGATCGAGCGCACCAGGCACCTCCCCAAGGACGTCGTGGAGCTGCTCCGCGACACCGGCGTCTTCCGCATCGGCATGCCCAACGAGTGGGGCGGCCCGGAGCTCACCTTCGCCCAGCAGACCGAGGTGATCGAGGCCCTCTCCTACGGCGACGCCGCGGCGGGCTGGTGCGCCATGATCGGTATGGACACCTGGATCTACGCGGGTTACCTGAACGAGTTCGTCGTCAAGGAGATGCGGGCCAACCCCGACGCGATCACGGCCGGCCTGATCTTCCCGGTCGGCCGTGCCGACCGGGTGCCCGGCGGCTATCGCGTCACCGGCCGCTGGCCGTTCGGCAGTGGCGTCACGCACGCCGACTGGGTCGTCGGCGGATGCGTCGTCCACCAGGACGGCGAGCCCGAGCCGGGGCCCGGCGGCGCGCCGATGAACTGGCGCCTGATACTGGCCCGCGGCGAGGACTTCGAGAAGGTCGACACCTGGCACACCACCGGGCTGGCCGGCAGCGGCAGCATGGACTACCAGGTCACCGACCTGTTCGTCCCCGAGGAGCGCTCCTTCGACTTCACCCAGCCGCAGCGGTCGGGACCGTTCACCGCTCCGGACGCCTTCTTGAGCAACGTGCCCGGCGTGCCGCTCGGAGTCGCCCGCGCGGCCCTGGACCACGTACGCGAGCTGGCGGCCGGCCGGGTCGAGAAGGCGACCGGCACGCCGTGGTCGGACAGCTACCGCGTGCAGACCGCCATCGGCCAGGCGGAGATGGAGCTGGCCGCGGCGCGCTACGCGGTCTACGGCACCCTGCACGATCTGTGGAACCGGCTGCAGTCCGGCGTCGAACCGACCCCGGACCAGCAGGTCTCCTCGGCGCTGGCCCGGGTCAACGCGTTCAGGACGGCTCGCTCGATCGTCTCCCGGCTGTCCGACCTCGTCGGAACCGCCTCGATCTACCGGACCTCTCCCCTGGACCGCTGGCTGCGGGACCTGCACACCATGTGCCAGCACATCCTCGCCCAGGAACAGATCGTGCAGTCGGCGGGGGCCCACCTCCTCGGCGGGACGCCTCTGGCGCCCTTCCCGCTGGGGCTCAAGGGCTGA
- a CDS encoding CGNR zinc finger domain-containing protein encodes MTEPDPRPFVREPLALDLLNTRWKEYGRLNDLLDSPSGLRVWLAGHGLADRFAADEESLKAVVHARGVLAAVVSGPGDPAVYRQVDDVLAHGRIRLTLGAEGPGETAEFDDPAWGAAWTAVRDYLDLLAAAPERIRLCAQPDCIRYFLDTSRNGTRRWCSMSLCGNRVKAARHYARARDAGV; translated from the coding sequence ATGACCGAGCCCGACCCGCGTCCGTTCGTCCGGGAACCCCTCGCCCTCGACCTCCTGAACACCCGGTGGAAGGAGTACGGCCGGCTCAACGACCTGCTGGACTCGCCCTCCGGGCTGCGCGTGTGGCTGGCCGGCCACGGGCTGGCCGACCGCTTCGCCGCGGACGAGGAGTCGCTGAAGGCGGTCGTCCACGCGCGCGGCGTGCTGGCCGCGGTGGTCTCCGGTCCCGGGGATCCCGCCGTCTACCGGCAGGTCGACGACGTCCTCGCCCATGGGCGCATCCGGCTCACCCTCGGCGCGGAGGGACCCGGCGAGACGGCGGAGTTCGACGACCCGGCGTGGGGGGCGGCGTGGACCGCCGTCCGCGACTACCTGGACCTGCTGGCCGCGGCTCCGGAGCGCATCCGGCTGTGCGCCCAGCCGGACTGCATCCGCTACTTCCTCGACACGTCCCGCAACGGCACCCGCCGCTGGTGCTCCATGTCCCTGTGCGGCAACCGGGTCAAGGCCGCCCGGCACTACGCGCGGGCACGCGACGCCGGCGTCTGA
- a CDS encoding PPOX class F420-dependent oxidoreductase, giving the protein MSRGPLPEHIAALLARPNPCVISTVRQDGAPVSVATWYLWQDGRVLVNMDAGRRRLDYLRDDPRVSLTVLDSDGWYRHVSMQGWVVSLEDDPDLEDIDRLAVHYTGEPYPNRVRPRVSAWIEIDTWHVWGMPSGS; this is encoded by the coding sequence ATGTCCCGTGGCCCTCTGCCCGAGCACATCGCCGCGCTCCTCGCCCGTCCGAACCCCTGCGTCATCAGCACCGTCCGCCAGGACGGCGCACCGGTCTCCGTGGCCACCTGGTACCTGTGGCAGGACGGGAGGGTGCTGGTCAACATGGACGCCGGGCGCAGACGTCTGGACTATCTGCGCGACGATCCCCGGGTGTCCCTGACGGTGCTGGACTCCGACGGCTGGTACCGCCACGTCAGCATGCAGGGGTGGGTGGTGTCGCTGGAGGACGACCCGGACCTGGAGGACATCGACCGCCTCGCCGTCCACTACACCGGTGAGCCGTACCCGAACCGCGTACGGCCGCGGGTGAGCGCCTGGATCGAGATCGACACCTGGCACGTGTGGGGGATGCCCTCCGGGTCCTGA
- a CDS encoding AMP-binding protein, with amino-acid sequence MTNAGISLLDGGPALAPDVPDLGEALVRAARAGSAEGIRFIHPDGAESRMTYRELLDAASRMLAGIRAAGVAPGETVVLQVGDDPELLVAFWACVLGGFVPMPVNAGATAAQREAAPGLLERVWNGYGKPWVITGADQPLSREVLADPAWRTAWLGDTRRLLAHSPDDRRHRAEPGDPAMYLLTSGSTGVPKAVVLTHGNVLSRTAATARVNRLGGGNRTFNWMPLDHVGGLVMFHVRDVYLGCHQVHARIEWVLEDPLRWIAAMDRHRADTTWAPNFAFGLINDQADRLKEQSWDLSRLRYIMNGGEAIRNGVVRRFLELLAPFGLPPDAMYPGWGMSETSAGVVDCRFSAGDGGDERYVPVGRPQPGTSVRVVDEHNALVPPGAIGNLQVSGAPVTAGYYRNPEQNRQSFTADGWFKSGDLAYIQDGILTVTGRADDVIQLDGVTYHGHEIEARVEELPFVEPSYTVACLVTGNDGETEELAVFFHPRDGMPAAEAERLIRGRVADAFGVGVTHVVPVGREDIPKTGIGKLRRAHLRERFEAARDTGRVVAFTRRS; translated from the coding sequence GTGACGAACGCCGGCATCTCGCTTCTCGACGGCGGCCCCGCCCTCGCCCCCGACGTCCCCGATCTCGGTGAGGCGCTCGTCCGGGCGGCGCGGGCGGGAAGCGCCGAGGGGATCCGCTTCATCCACCCGGACGGCGCGGAGTCCCGGATGACGTACCGGGAGCTGCTGGACGCCGCCTCGCGCATGCTCGCGGGAATCCGTGCGGCCGGTGTCGCGCCCGGTGAGACGGTCGTCCTGCAGGTGGGCGACGACCCGGAGTTGCTGGTCGCCTTCTGGGCCTGCGTCCTGGGCGGTTTCGTCCCGATGCCCGTCAACGCCGGCGCGACCGCCGCCCAGCGGGAGGCCGCGCCCGGGCTGCTGGAGCGGGTCTGGAACGGCTACGGGAAGCCGTGGGTGATCACCGGCGCCGACCAGCCGCTGTCCCGGGAGGTCCTCGCCGATCCGGCCTGGCGGACCGCGTGGCTGGGGGACACCCGCCGGTTGCTCGCGCACTCTCCCGACGACCGCAGGCACCGGGCCGAACCCGGCGACCCGGCCATGTACCTGCTCACGTCCGGCAGCACCGGCGTGCCCAAGGCCGTGGTGCTCACGCACGGCAACGTGCTGAGCCGCACCGCGGCCACCGCCCGGGTGAACCGGCTGGGCGGGGGCAACCGCACCTTCAACTGGATGCCGCTCGACCACGTGGGCGGTCTCGTCATGTTCCACGTCCGCGACGTCTACCTCGGCTGCCACCAGGTCCATGCCCGGATCGAGTGGGTCCTCGAAGACCCGCTGCGCTGGATCGCCGCGATGGACCGTCACCGCGCGGACACCACATGGGCGCCCAACTTCGCCTTCGGGCTCATCAACGACCAGGCGGACCGGCTGAAGGAGCAGTCCTGGGACCTCAGCCGCCTGCGGTACATCATGAACGGCGGCGAGGCCATCCGGAACGGCGTGGTCCGCCGCTTCCTGGAGCTGCTCGCCCCCTTCGGGCTTCCCCCGGACGCGATGTACCCGGGCTGGGGCATGTCGGAGACCTCCGCCGGGGTGGTGGACTGCCGGTTCTCGGCCGGCGACGGCGGCGACGAGCGGTACGTCCCGGTGGGACGGCCGCAGCCCGGCACGTCCGTACGGGTGGTGGACGAGCACAACGCGCTCGTGCCCCCCGGCGCCATCGGCAACCTGCAGGTCAGCGGTGCCCCGGTGACGGCCGGCTACTACCGCAACCCGGAGCAGAACCGCCAGTCGTTCACCGCCGACGGCTGGTTCAAGTCGGGCGACCTCGCCTACATCCAGGACGGGATCCTCACCGTGACCGGGCGGGCCGACGACGTCATCCAGCTCGACGGCGTCACCTACCACGGCCACGAGATCGAGGCCCGGGTCGAGGAGCTCCCGTTCGTGGAGCCGTCGTACACCGTGGCCTGCCTGGTGACCGGGAACGACGGGGAGACCGAGGAGCTCGCCGTGTTCTTCCACCCCCGCGACGGGATGCCGGCCGCCGAGGCGGAGCGCCTGATCCGCGGCCGGGTGGCCGACGCGTTCGGCGTCGGCGTGACGCACGTCGTGCCGGTCGGCAGGGAGGACATCCCCAAGACCGGCATCGGCAAGCTCCGCAGGGCGCACCTGCGTGAGCGGTTCGAGGCGGCACGCGACACCGGCCGCGTTGTCGCGTTCACGCGGCGCTCCTGA
- a CDS encoding class I SAM-dependent methyltransferase — MTSFEFPGQYYELMRRDFRNLAAETDFLASLLPDGGRALDLGCGTGTNLRELGARGYCGVGVDQSASFVEYARRMGGEGVEYVHERVEDFESEDRFDLVYCLFMTLNYLPRAELRRVLRKMRGLLLPGGHVVLEFGHLLNFVESYQPYTVAHHRGDGVLVTRLARQSLNPRAANWRNEETLLVREADGRVSMYDNFFDQAVLTGPEVRELLADAGLHVSAEYGGFRKEQVPPHGRGPVVIVATAEGAGAL, encoded by the coding sequence GTGACAAGCTTCGAATTCCCCGGACAGTACTACGAGCTGATGCGCAGGGATTTCCGGAACCTCGCCGCGGAGACGGATTTCCTGGCCTCTCTCCTGCCGGACGGCGGGCGGGCTCTCGATCTCGGCTGCGGGACCGGGACCAACCTCCGCGAACTCGGCGCGCGCGGTTACTGCGGCGTCGGCGTCGACCAGAGCGCCAGCTTCGTCGAGTACGCGCGGCGGATGGGCGGTGAGGGCGTCGAGTACGTGCACGAGCGGGTCGAGGACTTCGAGAGCGAGGACCGGTTCGACCTCGTCTACTGCCTTTTCATGACGCTCAACTACCTCCCGCGGGCGGAGCTGCGGCGCGTCCTGCGGAAGATGCGCGGCCTGCTGCTGCCCGGCGGGCACGTCGTCCTCGAGTTCGGCCACCTGCTGAACTTCGTGGAGAGCTACCAGCCGTACACGGTCGCCCACCACCGCGGTGACGGGGTGCTCGTCACCCGGCTCGCCCGCCAGTCGCTCAACCCCCGCGCGGCGAACTGGAGGAACGAGGAGACCCTGCTCGTACGGGAGGCCGACGGCCGGGTGAGCATGTACGACAACTTCTTCGACCAGGCGGTCCTCACCGGGCCGGAGGTGCGCGAGCTGCTGGCCGACGCCGGCCTCCACGTCTCGGCCGAGTACGGCGGCTTCCGCAAGGAGCAGGTCCCCCCGCACGGGCGCGGGCCTGTCGTGATCGTGGCGACCGCGGAGGGGGCGGGGGCGCTGTGA